ATTGCCGCCCAGGTCCCAGAAGTCGTCGTCCGGGCCGATCTCCCCGACGCCGAGGACGTCCCGCCAGATGGCGGCGAGGACGGCAGTGGGTGCGGGGGCGGCCTCGCGGGGCGCGGCGGCCGGTCCCGGCGTCCGGCGCGCTCCGGGCGCGGGCAGCCGGGCCGGGTCCAGCTTGCCGTTCGCGGTGAGGGGGAGGGCCGGCAGCACGGTCACCGTCGCGGGCACCATGTGCGGGGGGAGCAGCCGGGCGGCCCGCTCCCGTACGGGTCCGGCGTCCTCGCCCGCCCCCGGGGCCGGGACCACGTACGCGTCGATCCGCACGGCCGCCGCGTCCCCGCCCCCGCCGCCGGTCACGGTGACCGCTGCCGCCGACACCGCCGGGTCCTCCAGCAGCACCTGCCGGATCTCGCCCGGCTCGATCCGGAAGCCCCGCACCTTCACCTGGTCGTCGATCCGGCCCAGGTGCTCCAGCGTCCCGTCGGGCAGCAGCCGCCCCAGGTCGCCGCTGCGGTAGAGCCGCCCGGCCGGGTCCAGGGCGTCCGGGACGAAGCGTTCGGCGGTCAGGGCGGGCCGGTGCAGATAGCCGAGCGCCACGCCCGCCCCGCCCACGTGGATCTCCCCGGGCGCACCCGGCGGCACCGGCCGCCCGGAGGCGTCCAGGACCCGGACCGACCAGCCGGGCAGGGGCCGCCCCACCGACCGGGACCCGGCGAGCGCCTCGCGGCGGGTCACCGTGGCCGCCGTCACGTGGACGGTGGTCTCGGTGATCCCGTACATGTTGACGAGGCGGCAGCGGTCCTCCGGGTGCCGGTCGAACCAGCCGAGCAGCGGGCGGGTGTCCAGCGGCTCGCCGCCCAGCACCACCAGCCGCAGGGCGGACAGGTCACCGCCCGTCCGGTCGGCGGCGGCGAGCTGGGTGAACGCCGACGGGGTCTGGCTCAGCACGCTCACCCGCTCCCGGACCAGCAGCGCGTGGAAGTCCTCCGGCGAGCGCGAGGTCCAGTGGTCCACGAGGACCAGCCGTCCGCCCGTCAGCAGCGCGCCCCAGATCTCCCACACCGAGAAGTCGAACGCCGCCGAGTGGAAGCACGTCCAGGTGTCGCCGGGGGAGAGGGCGAAGTCGTCGCGGACGGCGTCGACCAGGGCCGTGACGTTGGCGTGCGGGACGAGGACCCCCTTGGGGCGGCCGGTCGAGCCCGAGGTGTGGATGACGTACGCGGGGGCGCCGGCCGCCCGCCGTTCCCCGGCGGGGCGGGCCGGGTGGCCGGTGAGCGCGACCGTGTCCTCGACCGTCAGCCGGAGACCGGCGTCCTTCGCGGTGCGCTCCCGCCGGTCCGCCGGATGCTCCGGATCCAGCGGTACGTAGACCGCGTCCGCCTTCAGGACGCCGAGCATCACCGCCACCAGGTGGGCTCCGCGGGGCAGGCAGAGCCCGACGAGGTCACCGGGGCGGACGCCGTGGGCGTACAGACCGTCCGCGAACTCCTCCGCCAGGGAGTCCAGTTCGGCGTAGGTGAGGGTGGCGGCACCGACGGTGAGCGCGGGAGCGTCCGGGCGGGCGGTGACCTGGGCGGCGAAGACCTGGTCGACGCGGAGGGGTTGGGCGGCGACGATCTTCCGCGCCGCTCCGAGCGCCAGTTGCCCGGTGGACTCGGACTCGCTCAGCGGATCCAGATCCAGGAGCGGCGTGCTGGGCGAGCGACTCATCAACTCCTGGCACAGGCGCTCCACTTGATGTGCCGGTACGGGTGGTCCGCCCGGGCCGGCCGGCAGCGTGACCGGTCCGTCCCCGTCCCCATCGCCCGCCACCAGGCCGAGCGCGGGCGGTTCCTCGCCCTCGGCCGGGACGAGCGGTTCGGTGGCGAGCAGGTCGGCGACCGTGCGCCCCGGGGACAGATCTGCCGTGAACACCGCGTACCCGTCGAGCGGCCCCAGCGCGTACGGCGGCCGGTTCCGCGCCGGTACGGGGACGGCGACGCGCACCGAGGCCGCGCCCGTGTACCGCCCGGCGGTGAGGGCGAGCGCGGCGGCGAGCCGCCGGGTCTCCTCGTCCACGCGCGGGTCCGGGGGGAGCGGCCCGTCGTGCGGCGTGACCTGGTCCGGGGGCAGCTCGCCCAGCAGTACGCGGGCGACGATCCGCAACGACCGGGCGTCCAGCGCGGCCGCGTCGGCGGTCAGGACGAGGTCGCCGGGGTGCCCGTCCGCGTACCGCAGCAGCACCGCGCGCAGCCGGTGGCCGGGCGCGACCGGGCGGCGGGCCTCGGCCGTGCGCCGCCGGGCGGCGGCGTCGGACGCGGCCGGAGCGGGCACGGTCTCCGTCCACAGCCGGGGGCGGCGGCCTCCGGGCCACCACAGCCCGGCCGCCGCCGTGAGGACGGCGGCGAGCGCGGTATCGGGGAAGGACGGCGGCAGGCGGACCGTCAGGGAGTGATGAGCGGGCGGCACGTGAGCAACTCCTCGTCCACGGAGGGGAAACGGCTGATACGGCGGTCAGCGGGCGGTGAACCCGCCGTCCACGGTCACCACGCTGCCGGTCACCTGCCGGGACGCGTCCGAGGCCAGCCAGAGCACCGCGTCCGCCACATCGTCCGGCTCCACCAGCGCGTTCATCGGCTGGTCCCGGACGAACGCGGCCTCGTGCTCCGCGACGGGCACCTCCAGCGAGCGGGCGATCTCCGCCAGCATCCGGCCCTCCATCGCCTCGTCGTCCCGCACCGAGCCCGGACAGACCGCGTTGACCCGGACCTTCCGGGGCGCGTAGTCCAGGGCCACCGCCTTCGTCAGGCCGATCAGACCGTGCTTGGCCGCGACGTACCCCGCGAAGTGCCGGTAGCCCACCAGCCCCGCCGTCGACGCGATGTTGACGATCGAACCGGACCCCTGTGCGGCCATCCGGCCGCCGACCGCGCGGATCGCCCGCCAGGCACCGCCCAGATCCACGTCGATCATCAGCTGCCACTCGGCCTCGGTGATCTCGTGCGCCGGGCGGCCCGAAGGCGCGGCGATGCCCGCGTTGTTGACCAGGACGTCGATCCGCCCGAAGCGCTCCTCGGCCGCCTCCGCCACCGACTCCAGCGCCGCCAGGTCCCGCACGTCGGCCTGCCGGGTCAGCACGGCCGACCCGGCCTCGCGGCAGAGCCGCCCGGTGTGCGCGAGCTGCGAGGCCGAACCGAGCGGATACGGCACCCCGGGCAGCTCGCCCGCCACGTCCAGCAGCACCAGGTCCGCCCCCTCACGGGCGAACGCCAGCGCACAGGCCCGGCCGAGACCGCGCGCCGCTCCGGTGATCAGCGCCGTACGCCCGGCGAGCCGGGCCCCGCCGCCCGCCGGTCCAGGACCACGTCCGCCGGCAGCACGACCCGGGCCGGCGCCGCCGCTCACCGGCCCCTCGCCGCACGCACCTCGGCGGCCACCAGCGCCAGCAGCTCGGCCGGCCGCTCGGTGAGATACATGTGCCCGCCGGCCGGCTCGGCGACCGTCAGCTTCCCCGTCGTCGCCCGGCCCCACTCGGCCGCCTCCGCCGCCCCGACCAGGGTGTCCTCCCGCCCTCGGACGGAGATGACCGGAACACCCAACGGCCGGTCCGTGGACGGGACATACGTCTCGTGGAGTCGGACGTCCGCCCGCAGCGTCGGCAGCAGCAGCTCCCGCATCTCCGGGTCGGCCAGCGCCGGATGGTCGTATCCGGCGAACGCCCGGACCCGGGCGGCGAACTCCGCGTCCGGCAGCCCGTCCGCCCGGTCCGTGCGCGGCGTCCAGGGGCCGGGCGCGCCGCTGACCACGAGCGCGGCCAGCCGGACCGGCCCGCCCGACCGCTCGATCCGGTGCGCCAGCTCGAACGCGAGGACCGCGCCCATGCTGTGCCCGAACAGCACGACCGGGCCGCCGGTCCCGTCCCCTTCACCGAGGGCCGCCGTCACCTGCGCGTACGCGTCGTCGACGGCCGGGGCCGCCGAGGTGTGGGCGGGCTCGGGGAACCGCTTCTCCCGGCCCGGCAGCGACACCGGGAGAATCCGCAGACCCTCCGGGGCCAGCCGCTGCCAGGGCGTGAAGAAGGAGGGGCCCGCCCCGGCGAAGGGCAGGCAGATGAGGACGGTCTCTTCGTCGGCCACGATCGTTCCTGTTCTCTTCAGTGCCGTACGTCTCTGTTCCGTACGCCTCTGTGCCGCACGGCCTTGTTCCGTACGTCCGGATGCCGCGCCCGTCGGTGGGGGACGGGCGCTGCTGTCAGTCCCCGACCATGATCGTGGTGAGGATCGCGGCGAGATGGCCCGGGTCGTTCACCCCGCACAGCTCGCGCGCCGAGTGCATCGACAGGCCGGGCACCCCGACGTCCACCGTGGTGACGCCGAGGCGGGCCGCCGTCAGCGGACCGATCGACGTACCGCAGGGCATCGCGTTGTTGGAGACGAACGGCTGCCAGGGCGCGCCGACCCGCTCGGCCGCCGCCCTGAACACGGCGATGCCGGTGGAGTCGGTGGCGTACCGCTGGTTG
The nucleotide sequence above comes from Streptomyces sp. NBC_01116. Encoded proteins:
- a CDS encoding mycofactocin-coupled SDR family oxidoreductase, which encodes MSGGAGPGRAAGGRGPGPAGGGARLAGRTALITGAARGLGRACALAFAREGADLVLLDVAGELPGVPYPLGSASQLAHTGRLCREAGSAVLTRQADVRDLAALESVAEAAEERFGRIDVLVNNAGIAAPSGRPAHEITEAEWQLMIDVDLGGAWRAIRAVGGRMAAQGSGSIVNIASTAGLVGYRHFAGYVAAKHGLIGLTKAVALDYAPRKVRVNAVCPGSVRDDEAMEGRMLAEIARSLEVPVAEHEAAFVRDQPMNALVEPDDVADAVLWLASDASRQVTGSVVTVDGGFTAR
- a CDS encoding thioesterase II family protein produces the protein MADEETVLICLPFAGAGPSFFTPWQRLAPEGLRILPVSLPGREKRFPEPAHTSAAPAVDDAYAQVTAALGEGDGTGGPVVLFGHSMGAVLAFELAHRIERSGGPVRLAALVVSGAPGPWTPRTDRADGLPDAEFAARVRAFAGYDHPALADPEMRELLLPTLRADVRLHETYVPSTDRPLGVPVISVRGREDTLVGAAEAAEWGRATTGKLTVAEPAGGHMYLTERPAELLALVAAEVRAARGR
- a CDS encoding amino acid adenylation domain-containing protein, whose product is MPPAHHSLTVRLPPSFPDTALAAVLTAAAGLWWPGGRRPRLWTETVPAPAASDAAARRRTAEARRPVAPGHRLRAVLLRYADGHPGDLVLTADAAALDARSLRIVARVLLGELPPDQVTPHDGPLPPDPRVDEETRRLAAALALTAGRYTGAASVRVAVPVPARNRPPYALGPLDGYAVFTADLSPGRTVADLLATEPLVPAEGEEPPALGLVAGDGDGDGPVTLPAGPGGPPVPAHQVERLCQELMSRSPSTPLLDLDPLSESESTGQLALGAARKIVAAQPLRVDQVFAAQVTARPDAPALTVGAATLTYAELDSLAEEFADGLYAHGVRPGDLVGLCLPRGAHLVAVMLGVLKADAVYVPLDPEHPADRRERTAKDAGLRLTVEDTVALTGHPARPAGERRAAGAPAYVIHTSGSTGRPKGVLVPHANVTALVDAVRDDFALSPGDTWTCFHSAAFDFSVWEIWGALLTGGRLVLVDHWTSRSPEDFHALLVRERVSVLSQTPSAFTQLAAADRTGGDLSALRLVVLGGEPLDTRPLLGWFDRHPEDRCRLVNMYGITETTVHVTAATVTRREALAGSRSVGRPLPGWSVRVLDASGRPVPPGAPGEIHVGGAGVALGYLHRPALTAERFVPDALDPAGRLYRSGDLGRLLPDGTLEHLGRIDDQVKVRGFRIEPGEIRQVLLEDPAVSAAAVTVTGGGGGDAAAVRIDAYVVPAPGAGEDAGPVRERAARLLPPHMVPATVTVLPALPLTANGKLDPARLPAPGARRTPGPAAAPREAAPAPTAVLAAIWRDVLGVGEIGPDDDFWDLGGNSLYAIRIATLARERGLPGIPLRQLYLTPTLGALSEALAREA